Proteins from a single region of Halogeometricum borinquense DSM 11551:
- a CDS encoding DUF4129 domain-containing protein, producing MTLKGGAASVAIGLIAFCLVVAPVGGVAGVSTGGPAPAPAPSVSQVATPTDAPTTSNNSTIQHANPDSASGSGDLSTIREWLSGRISETLIDCTEQTRVAERVACSRLDESYPDWASKYATVVQESGERGDSEETLAEFNKTRTQQRSYIEAVNDFRETKSKYERARESGNTSKARSLARELVADAVAVNRTGGQLQGQYQQLTDRTSLDLDEGSQTIEVVVENTTETSEQIRELEFVETTLQISANRTTASFGSPTRLDGRLATNESKAVANRAINVLVGEQLLRTQTDAEGRFDLVYRPTLLSLDSDRVRVMYRPARTSLYGRSETTVGLSVRQTNASVTVSRSDETARYGEIVRFTGRVSAAGRDVANVPVRVSLGERSRTVTTTANGTFSVPLPVPASLAVGTQTANAAVALTDRAISSAQNRTAVQIRSTETNLSLSATNVTNSAAQISGQLTTDSGQPVSSQQIQIRVGGTTVKTLSTDARGMVQSTIGLEEANGSVTVTAAYDPNGGNLEPSTDAVELTVPSGEHTGTGTSWWNAPTGFIAIVGLLAVLGTSGIVAAEALELLPTRILDLLSRKRDQKQSVSSEIAAAETEEITTTATADATESAAVDAELAAVVEPQLARGATDEAVIATYETIRTKMTDSLGVEKSLTHWELLEHVRAEASEDVSAIFTELTSAYEQAAYAPEPVQRDRALELLEVAQQVVDQTDQF from the coding sequence GTGACACTCAAGGGGGGTGCTGCATCAGTCGCAATCGGCCTCATCGCGTTCTGCCTTGTCGTCGCACCGGTCGGCGGGGTCGCGGGAGTCTCAACTGGCGGTCCAGCCCCGGCTCCCGCGCCGAGCGTGAGTCAGGTCGCAACACCGACAGACGCGCCGACGACTTCGAACAACTCCACGATACAGCACGCCAACCCGGATAGCGCGTCCGGCAGCGGAGACCTATCCACGATTCGAGAATGGCTCTCCGGGCGAATCTCAGAAACGCTCATCGACTGTACAGAACAGACCCGAGTGGCAGAGCGCGTTGCGTGCTCTCGGCTCGATGAATCATACCCGGACTGGGCCTCGAAGTACGCGACAGTCGTTCAGGAGTCCGGTGAGCGTGGAGACAGCGAAGAGACGCTGGCGGAGTTCAACAAGACGCGAACCCAACAGCGTTCCTACATTGAGGCAGTCAACGACTTCCGCGAGACCAAATCGAAGTACGAGCGAGCGCGTGAGAGCGGTAACACCTCGAAAGCTCGATCCCTGGCGCGCGAACTGGTAGCCGACGCGGTCGCTGTGAATCGAACCGGCGGACAACTGCAAGGCCAGTACCAACAGCTAACGGATCGAACTTCACTCGACCTCGACGAAGGAAGCCAGACCATCGAGGTGGTTGTAGAAAACACGACGGAGACATCGGAGCAGATTCGTGAGTTGGAGTTCGTCGAAACGACGTTACAGATCAGTGCGAATCGGACGACCGCTAGCTTCGGGTCACCGACTCGATTAGACGGACGGCTGGCCACAAATGAGTCGAAGGCAGTCGCAAATCGAGCGATTAACGTTTTGGTTGGCGAGCAACTGTTACGAACTCAAACCGACGCTGAGGGCCGTTTCGACCTCGTCTATCGACCGACGTTGCTGTCGCTCGATAGCGACCGAGTGCGCGTTATGTACCGACCAGCCCGAACGTCGCTTTACGGCCGGTCGGAGACGACCGTCGGTCTCTCGGTGAGACAGACGAACGCTTCCGTGACGGTGAGTCGGTCGGATGAAACCGCCCGATACGGGGAGATAGTTCGGTTTACTGGCCGAGTTAGTGCCGCCGGACGCGACGTGGCAAACGTCCCCGTCCGTGTCTCGCTCGGAGAGCGGTCCAGAACGGTCACGACGACGGCAAACGGAACCTTCAGCGTACCACTCCCCGTTCCCGCCAGTCTCGCGGTCGGAACGCAAACAGCGAATGCGGCGGTTGCACTCACCGACCGAGCGATCAGTAGCGCGCAGAACCGAACGGCCGTTCAAATCCGGTCAACGGAGACGAATCTCTCGCTGTCAGCGACGAACGTTACGAACTCGGCCGCGCAGATCAGCGGGCAACTCACGACTGACTCTGGACAGCCAGTCAGTAGCCAACAGATACAGATTCGAGTCGGCGGAACGACGGTTAAGACGCTCTCGACGGACGCACGTGGGATGGTTCAATCGACAATCGGCCTCGAAGAAGCGAACGGTTCTGTCACTGTCACAGCGGCCTACGATCCGAACGGTGGAAATCTCGAACCCAGTACCGACGCAGTCGAATTGACTGTTCCGAGCGGTGAGCACACAGGAACAGGAACGTCGTGGTGGAACGCACCGACTGGGTTCATCGCAATCGTCGGCCTGCTGGCTGTGTTAGGGACGAGCGGAATCGTAGCGGCTGAAGCGCTCGAGTTGCTTCCGACACGCATACTCGACCTGCTGAGTCGGAAACGCGATCAGAAACAGAGCGTGTCGTCTGAGATAGCCGCAGCAGAGACAGAAGAGATCACGACAACCGCCACGGCAGACGCCACTGAATCTGCTGCGGTGGATGCCGAACTGGCTGCGGTCGTCGAACCACAGTTAGCGCGCGGTGCGACCGACGAGGCGGTCATTGCAACCTACGAGACGATACGGACCAAGATGACCGACTCGCTCGGCGTTGAAAAATCGCTGACGCACTGGGAACTGTTAGAGCACGTCCGGGCGGAGGCGTCCGAAGACGTGAGCGCCATATTCACCGAACTCACGAGTGCCTACGAGCAAGCGGCGTACGCACCTGAGCCAGTGCAGAGAGACCGCGCTTTGGAGCTGCTCGAAGTTGCACAGCAGGTAGTCGATCAGACCGACCAATTTTAG
- a CDS encoding tubulin/FtsZ family protein, whose translation MRLVLLGIGQAGGKIVDRFLEYERQTEQDFIEGAVAFNTARADLKELSHVPEHHRQLFGEVDAKGHGVGADTEFAADLAEQDAQQLIRSLDDIPTSRADAFLVVAGLGGGTGSGAAPVLANELDRIYEKPVYGLGVLPASEEEDVFAYNAVRSFRTLVNHVDNLLLFDNDTWLKSGEEVTEAHDRLNGELVRRLSVLFNAGEVTDENVVAESVIDSSEIINTLRGGGVSTIGHASSTLPTDDSSGFSLGNLFGSSDNEPDEIEAMNRITTAARKATRGRLTLPCDVSSSQRALVVTSGPPQWLSRKGIEQSRQWIEEETESMEIRGGDDPRSDSDRVSVTVLFAGVTDIPRIEQLRERALKAAESSGDSDDLSETELDDFADSSVDGSDLKR comes from the coding sequence ATGCGTCTCGTGTTGCTCGGTATCGGTCAGGCCGGTGGGAAGATTGTTGACCGGTTTCTCGAATATGAACGACAGACCGAGCAGGACTTCATCGAAGGAGCAGTCGCGTTCAACACTGCACGCGCTGATCTCAAAGAACTGTCTCACGTTCCTGAACACCATCGCCAGCTATTCGGGGAGGTTGATGCCAAAGGCCACGGCGTCGGTGCGGACACTGAGTTCGCCGCCGACCTCGCTGAGCAAGACGCACAACAACTCATCCGGTCGCTAGACGATATCCCGACCTCTCGGGCCGATGCGTTCCTCGTCGTCGCGGGATTGGGCGGTGGAACGGGGAGCGGTGCCGCTCCGGTACTCGCCAACGAACTCGACCGAATCTACGAAAAACCCGTCTACGGACTCGGAGTTCTCCCCGCTTCCGAGGAAGAGGATGTCTTCGCGTACAACGCCGTCCGGTCGTTCCGGACACTTGTCAATCACGTTGATAACCTCCTCTTGTTCGACAACGATACGTGGCTCAAATCCGGCGAGGAAGTCACGGAAGCGCACGACCGTCTCAACGGCGAATTAGTCCGTCGGCTTTCGGTGCTATTCAACGCGGGCGAAGTTACCGACGAGAACGTGGTCGCCGAGAGCGTCATCGATTCGAGCGAAATCATCAACACGCTCCGTGGCGGTGGCGTTTCGACGATTGGCCACGCATCGAGTACGCTGCCAACCGACGACTCGTCGGGCTTCAGCCTCGGTAACCTGTTTGGCTCGTCTGACAACGAACCCGACGAAATCGAGGCGATGAATCGAATCACCACTGCGGCACGGAAAGCGACGCGCGGACGGCTGACGCTTCCCTGTGACGTCTCGAGTTCTCAACGAGCGCTCGTGGTTACGAGTGGTCCGCCCCAGTGGCTGAGTCGAAAAGGTATCGAGCAGAGCAGACAGTGGATCGAAGAGGAGACCGAAAGCATGGAGATTCGTGGCGGTGACGACCCGCGCTCCGATTCAGACCGGGTTTCGGTGACAGTGCTGTTCGCTGGCGTGACGGACATCCCTCGAATCGAACAGTTGCGAGAACGGGCGCTTAAAGCGGCCGAGTCGAGTGGTGACTCCGACGACCTCTCGGAGACGGAACTCGATGATTTCGCTGATAGTTCAGTCGATGGCTCGGATCTGAAGCGCTAA
- a CDS encoding DUF1616 domain-containing protein, translating to MSRDMDWRLLLPRPLRTLPADLGAVLVLVVLTVAAATIPVIKGTPIRIILGLPYLLFIPGYALVAALFPEAAERSTRMDDNETEIESGIDGIERVALSFGLSIAVVPLIGLLLNFTPWGMRLIPIVAIVSAFTVILTFVASRRRQALNETDRFVVPYERWITDAKAELFAPDSRADAALNVLLVVSILLAAGSTGYAIFVPPPGEQFSELYLLTEDESGDLVADEYPTEFIRGEAKPLHIGIGNHEGREVQYTVVAQLHRVERQNNATVVRERTELHRYTQTVGANSTWSTKTTVSPSMTGDRLRLTYLLYKGSAPENPTIDNAYRENHLWVNVSAPQ from the coding sequence ATGAGTCGAGACATGGATTGGCGGCTCCTCCTCCCGAGGCCACTCCGAACTCTCCCGGCAGACCTCGGGGCAGTCCTCGTACTCGTCGTCTTGACGGTCGCAGCGGCGACTATTCCTGTCATCAAGGGGACGCCGATTCGAATCATCCTCGGCCTCCCGTATCTGTTGTTCATCCCCGGATACGCGCTCGTTGCCGCGCTCTTTCCCGAAGCAGCCGAGCGCTCCACAAGGATGGACGACAACGAGACGGAGATCGAAAGTGGCATCGACGGCATCGAGCGGGTTGCGCTCTCGTTCGGTCTCAGCATCGCTGTCGTCCCGCTAATCGGCCTACTACTCAATTTCACTCCGTGGGGAATGCGCCTCATCCCCATCGTGGCCATCGTCAGCGCGTTCACAGTCATCCTCACATTCGTCGCATCACGCCGTCGTCAGGCGCTCAACGAAACCGATCGGTTCGTCGTCCCGTACGAGCGCTGGATCACCGACGCGAAAGCGGAACTGTTTGCGCCAGACTCGCGGGCGGATGCAGCACTGAACGTGTTGCTGGTAGTCAGCATCCTTCTCGCCGCCGGGAGTACCGGATATGCAATTTTCGTGCCACCGCCGGGAGAGCAGTTCTCCGAGTTGTACTTGCTCACCGAAGACGAGTCAGGCGACTTGGTAGCCGACGAATATCCGACGGAGTTCATCCGCGGCGAGGCAAAGCCACTGCACATCGGCATCGGAAACCACGAAGGGCGAGAAGTGCAGTACACCGTAGTAGCACAACTCCATCGCGTCGAAAGGCAGAATAACGCAACGGTAGTACGGGAGCGAACCGAGTTACACCGATACACGCAAACAGTCGGGGCGAACAGTACGTGGTCGACGAAAACGACAGTCTCACCTTCGATGACCGGTGACCGACTCAGACTCACCTATCTGCTCTACAAAGGATCAGCCCCAGAGAATCCGACGATAGACAACGCATACCGTGAGAATCACCTCTGGGTGAACGTGAGCGCACCCCAGTAA
- a CDS encoding DUF58 domain-containing protein, which produces MRPTNRFWGAVGTGGLLCVLAGIFADPLLLGAAALIAGTVLMSQYRFTNELLTVSSAMSVEQHLSRTHVLTDEPVLLTLRADLPVETLLDVTISPSLPLIATSVSPDERTVSVADGQVTRQSYQLTVPTAGVARFSPPEVTVTGPAGCFEETFSVAVEETLTVEPRAPRRIHVGQGGNRVSTSFGEHESGQRGSGLEPAEIRRYVYGDDISRIDWKATARLNHPHIRDYEMPTVRQTALIVDHRASTADGTPGETKLDFLREIALAFVNSADSLDDPIGLYTVGDEGTTNTAPPRASERQYRSIRSTLRNLEPTTGESGAADAKPGQAAISRRTATTLSEDNTAFGETLRPYFGATNRYADRFADRPLFSTTQSRLGRLQGAVWSVVLTDDTNRSELYESIKAVRRTEGRVLVFITPSALFDSTLGNIEAAYAEYREFESFRKRLNKLDGVTAFEVAHETRLESIRQSGPSSQRRSEGWG; this is translated from the coding sequence ATGCGGCCGACAAACCGGTTTTGGGGCGCGGTGGGTACAGGCGGACTGCTCTGCGTACTCGCTGGCATTTTTGCCGATCCGCTCTTGCTCGGCGCTGCTGCGCTCATCGCTGGAACTGTTCTCATGAGTCAGTACCGGTTCACGAATGAACTACTGACTGTCTCGAGTGCGATGTCGGTCGAACAACACCTCTCGCGCACCCACGTACTCACCGACGAACCGGTTCTGTTAACTCTTCGCGCGGATCTCCCGGTGGAAACACTGCTCGATGTCACTATCTCACCGTCACTGCCGCTCATCGCAACGTCTGTCTCTCCGGATGAACGGACGGTATCTGTCGCGGACGGGCAGGTGACACGGCAGTCGTACCAACTGACCGTCCCGACGGCTGGTGTTGCACGGTTTTCCCCACCGGAGGTGACCGTGACTGGCCCAGCCGGATGCTTCGAGGAGACGTTCTCGGTCGCAGTCGAAGAAACGCTGACCGTTGAACCACGAGCACCGCGCCGAATTCACGTCGGACAGGGCGGAAACAGGGTTTCGACTAGTTTCGGCGAACACGAGTCCGGGCAGCGTGGGTCCGGTCTGGAACCCGCCGAGATACGGCGGTACGTCTACGGAGACGACATCAGCCGGATCGATTGGAAGGCGACGGCACGACTCAACCATCCCCACATCCGTGATTACGAGATGCCGACCGTACGGCAGACAGCACTCATCGTCGATCATCGGGCATCGACGGCGGACGGGACGCCCGGCGAGACAAAGCTCGATTTCCTGCGGGAGATTGCGCTCGCGTTCGTCAACAGCGCGGATTCGTTGGACGACCCTATCGGTCTCTACACTGTCGGTGACGAGGGAACGACGAATACGGCACCACCGAGAGCGAGCGAAAGGCAGTATCGGTCGATTCGTTCGACGCTTCGTAATCTGGAACCGACGACTGGTGAGAGCGGGGCCGCTGACGCAAAACCGGGACAAGCGGCGATATCGCGCCGCACTGCAACAACTCTCTCCGAGGATAACACCGCATTTGGGGAGACGCTTCGACCGTATTTCGGTGCGACCAACCGATACGCCGACCGATTTGCTGACCGACCACTGTTTTCGACGACGCAATCCCGTCTCGGCCGGTTGCAGGGTGCCGTGTGGAGTGTCGTGCTGACTGACGATACGAATCGGAGCGAACTGTACGAATCGATCAAAGCCGTGCGTCGAACTGAGGGCCGCGTCCTCGTGTTTATCACGCCGTCGGCACTGTTCGATTCCACACTGGGCAATATCGAGGCAGCCTACGCCGAATACCGTGAGTTCGAGTCGTTCCGCAAGCGCCTCAACAAACTCGACGGCGTTACCGCGTTCGAGGTCGCTCACGAAACCAGACTGGAATCGATCCGGCAGTCAGGGCCGAGCAGTCAGCGACGCTCGGAGGGGTGGGGCTGA
- a CDS encoding ABC transporter ATP-binding protein: MTAIDITNFTKEYKSTTAVDGLNLSVKEGEVYGFLGPNGAGKSTTIDALMNYIQPTSGQIEIFGLDAREDASQVHSRVGILPDQFDVYARLTGRQHIEFVANTKGVDINTDTLLNRVGLEDAKDSPAQSYSKGMQQRLGLAMALVGDPDLLILDEPFSGLDPFGTQLVRDIVMTQTNRGTTVFFSSHVLEQVERVCGRIGLLDDGQLVAEGKPREIRASADVKPRLVVALAQPKKGLTEVQDIDSVSDVNIDGDGYLSVVSESAHVFTTVLNRLDSTNEIQWFDVEFGTIEDAFIENTNS; encoded by the coding sequence ATGACCGCTATTGACATCACCAACTTCACGAAAGAGTACAAATCAACAACAGCCGTCGATGGCCTTAACCTCAGCGTCAAAGAGGGTGAAGTTTACGGGTTTCTCGGCCCAAACGGAGCAGGTAAGTCGACAACAATTGATGCCCTAATGAACTACATTCAACCAACTAGTGGACAAATAGAGATATTTGGATTAGATGCACGTGAGGATGCATCACAAGTTCATAGCCGTGTTGGAATTCTCCCGGACCAATTCGACGTGTATGCGCGCTTAACCGGACGTCAACATATCGAGTTTGTTGCCAATACTAAAGGAGTGGACATTAATACCGATACCCTACTTAATCGGGTTGGACTCGAGGATGCAAAGGATTCGCCTGCTCAGAGCTACTCAAAAGGTATGCAGCAACGGCTCGGATTAGCGATGGCACTTGTCGGAGACCCAGACCTTCTTATTCTTGATGAACCATTCTCAGGATTAGACCCATTTGGAACACAACTGGTCCGTGACATCGTTATGACACAGACCAACCGTGGTACAACAGTCTTCTTTTCGAGTCATGTTCTTGAGCAAGTCGAACGTGTCTGTGGCCGTATTGGGTTGTTGGACGATGGCCAATTAGTAGCAGAAGGCAAGCCACGAGAAATTCGCGCAAGTGCAGATGTCAAACCACGGCTCGTCGTCGCACTTGCGCAGCCGAAAAAGGGACTTACTGAGGTCCAAGACATTGATTCCGTTTCTGACGTTAATATTGATGGGGACGGCTATTTGAGTGTGGTCAGCGAGTCAGCACACGTCTTCACAACAGTTCTAAATCGGCTTGATAGCACTAACGAGATACAGTGGTTTGATGTTGAATTCGGAACTATCGAGGATGCTTTCATTGAAAATACCAATTCATAA